Proteins co-encoded in one Harpia harpyja isolate bHarHar1 unplaced genomic scaffold, bHarHar1 primary haplotype scaffold_47a, whole genome shotgun sequence genomic window:
- the LOC128138498 gene encoding ADP-ribosylhydrolase ARH1-like — translation MEETVPSVEAYEAAMVLSGVGDALGYRGGRWEYCTSGPQIHAELAELGGLEAITLEPPEWPVSDDTVLHLATAEGLATGLEGEPLLQELARRYVAAMGDMEGRKPGPTSILGTSQLRPGEPEGYRIPFNPTGTGCGAAMRSLAIGLRYPHARELPTLIRVSIESGRMTHHHPTGYLGALAVALFGALGARGEPPERWGAELLRVLPLAWDYVEGAGVAVGDNAAAWPFFGDAWHRYLESRGLLEGHGPPQVPSLPSPAERDAAYLGWALEGWPGRSGHDAPMVALEALLAAGGCWGDLCARAVLHGGDSDSTGTIAAGCWGLRGGLAPIPPGLHCCLEYRGRLRDAAHRLHALAWGKH, via the exons ATGGAGGAGAC GGTGCCCTCGGTGGAAGCCTACGAAGCAGCCATGGTGCTGAGTGGGGTGGGGGATGCGCTTGGCTACCGGGGGGGCCGCTGGGAGTACTGCACCTCGGGACCCCAGATCCATGCCGAGCTGGCtgagctgggggggctggaggcCATCACCCTCGAGCCCCCTGAGTGGCCCGTCAGCGATGACACTGTCCTCCACCTCGCGACCGCCGAGGGCCTGGCCACAG GCCTGGAGGGGGAACCCCTCCTGCAGGAGCTGGCTCGCCGCTACGTGGCCGCCATGGGCGACATGGAGGGCCGCAAGCCGGGGCCCACCAGCATCCTGG GCACCTCGCAGCTGCGGCCTGGGGAGCCTGAGGGCTATCGCATCCCCTTCAACCCCACCGGCACTGGCTGCGGGGCCGCCATGCGTAGCCTGGCCATCGGCCTcag GTACCCCCACGCCCGGGAGCTGCCGACGCTGATCCGGGTGAGCATCGAGAGTGGACGCAtgacccaccaccaccccaccg GGTACCTCGGGGCACTGGCGGTGGCCCTCTTTGGGGCGCTGGGGGCTCGGGGGGAGCCCCCAGAGCGCTGGGGGGCCGAGCTGCTGCGGGTCCTGCCCCTCGCATGGGACTACGTGGAGGGTGCTGGGGTTGCCGTGGGGGACAACGCTGCCGCCTGGCCCTTCTTTGGGGATGCCTGGCACCG GTACCTGGAATCCCGGGGGCTTCTGGAGGGTCACGGCCCACCACAGGTGCCGTCCCTTCCGTCACCAGCTGAGCGGGATGCTGCGTACCTGGGCTGGGCACTGGAGGGGTGGCCAGGGCGCAGCGGCCATGACGCACCCATGGTGGCCCTGGAGGCCCTGCTGGCAgccggtgggtgctggggggacctGTGTGCCAGGGCGGTGCTGCACGGCGGGGACAGCGATTCGACGGGGACCATCGCcgctgggtgctgggggctgcggggggggctggCGCCCATCCCCCCTGGGCTGCACTGCTGCCTTGAGTACCGTGGGCGGCTGCGCGATGCTGCCCACCGCCTCCATGCGCTGGCCTGGGGGAAACACTGA